The following coding sequences lie in one Fusarium poae strain DAOMC 252244 chromosome 1, whole genome shotgun sequence genomic window:
- a CDS encoding hypothetical protein (TransMembrane:9 (o58-83i95-111o153-173i180-198o218-237i244-264o279-301i308-328o334-352i)~BUSCO:30140at5125), with the protein MSAQQPIAVGDSKGPTADAVQTSSASATTNQDVAVSQGIHTLEVKSVHWYSYLTTVDFWVVLALGQVLALCITATNTFTSFLAEAGTNIPAFQTVFNYILMFLIYTPVFLYKDGISGWWKIAVKDGWKYLIMAFLDVEGNYFTVLAYRYTNVLSAQLINFWAIVCVVVISFFLLKVRYRVFQIIGILVCCGGMGILIGSDHITGSNGGNGLDMVKGDLFALLGATLYGTTNVFEEWLVSRAHLYHVLSFLGLFGMCINGVQAAIFDRESFDNATWNGKVIGWIVGYTLCLNLFYILVPIMLRMGSAAFLNISLLTANFWGVIIGIRVFGYTIHFLYPIAFVLIIIGQLVYFVTGSMLSDSKKPWLGDNQEDGVLGFGTAKLKALNAARKAQIESETGNNES; encoded by the coding sequence ATGTCCGCTCAACAACCCATCGCTGTAGGCGACTCCAAAGGCCCAACCGCCGACGCCGTCCAAACCTCTTCCGCCTCTGCAACCACCAACCAAGATGTCGCCGTTAGCCAGGGCATCCACACCCTCGAGGTCAAGTCTGTCCACTGGTACAGCTACTTGACCACCGTCGACTTCTGGGTCGTCCTCGCTCTCGGCCAGGTTCTTGCTCTGTGCATCACCGCGACCAACACCTTTACCAGCTTCCTCGCCGAGGCGGGCACCAACATTCCCGCCTTCCAGACCGTCTTCAACTACATCCTCATGTTCCTCATCTACACCCCTGTCTTCCTCTACAAGGACGGCATCAGCGGCTGGTGGAAGATTGCCGTCAAGGATGGCTGGAAGTATCTGATCATGGCTTTCCTGGACGTTGAGGGAAACTACTTTACCGTTTTGGCCTACCGATACACCAACGTCTTGTCCGCCCAGCTCATCAACTTCTGGGCTATTGTCTGTGTCGTTgtcatttccttcttcctcctcaaggTCCGCTACAGAGTCTTCCAGATCATTGGTATCTTGGTTTGCTGCGGTGGTATGGGCATCTTGATTGGCAGCGACCACATCACCGGTTCCAACGGCGGTAACGGTCTTGACATGGTCAAGGGTGACTTGTTCGCCCTCCTCGGTGCTACTCTCTACGGTACCACCAATGTTTTCGAGGAGTGGCTCGTTTCTCGAGCTCACTTGTACCACGTCCTGTCTTTCCTGGGTCTGTTTGGTATGTGCATCAACGGTGTTCAGGCCGCCATCTTTGACCGCGAGTCTTTCGATAACGCTACCTGGAACGGTAAGGTTATCGGCTGGATCGTCGGTTACACTTTGTGTTTGAACCTTTTCTACATCCTCGTTCCCATCATGCTGCGCATGGGAAGTGCGGCTTTCCTCAACATTTCGCTGTTGACTGCCAACTTTTGGGGTGTCATTATCGGTATCCGGGTTTTTGGTTACACCATTCACTTCCTGTACCCCATTGCCTTTGTTCTTATCATCATTGGTCAGCTTGTCTACTTTGTCACTGGTAGCATGCTCAGTGATTCCAAGAAACCCTGGCTGGGTGATAACCAGGAGGACGGTGTTTTGGGTTTCGGCACtgccaagctcaaggctCTCAACGCTGCGCGGAAGGCTCAGATAGAGTCTGAGACTGGCAACAACGAGTCTTAG
- a CDS encoding hypothetical protein (SECRETED:SignalP(1-20)~BUSCO:13845at5125), translated as MILRSKTLVAGSALVAVASASQPGAPAPVPGPMRDLTWGQINFIHTTDTHGWIGGHLQEPQYSADWGDYISFTKHMRDEADRKGADLLVIDTGDRIEGNGLYDASTPKGLFQYDIYAEADVDIMSTGNHELYKAYSADMEHNTTVPNYKNSYLASNLDYISFETDDRVPQAPRYKKFKTKNQGLNIVAFGFLFDFTGNANNTVVQPVEQTIKEDWFQEAIREKPDLFVVIGHVGLRMEEFKVIYTAIRKQNWHIPIAFFGGHAHVRDTVQYDSKALAIASGRYFETIGWMSIDGIQKDIQGSTKEVETAASPTFTRRYIDNNLYGLHYHTGLNETTFPTEHGKRVSKMITRARKALQLDYTFGCAPKTLWMARAKHTDEDSIFHWISNHVLPDVITRKDRKDKSRLAIFNTGGIRFDIFKGGFTRDSTYAVCPFTSGFKYIPDVPYKAASKVIELLNSAGRIFAENGLDVKYMAMPEQAFPAPVMKAQFEANKIDEEERRLELRSFFDKPDLTAGYTTTDDIGTDGDDTIHEPVKFYEQPNCIQAEINMPKDGEPETVDFVFLDFIQPWIIPALRLAGAGDYSDAHVERYIEGSFTYHMADWISKNWQGEC; from the exons ATGATTCTCCGGAGTAAAACACTTGTTGCTGGCTCAGCGCTGGTCGCTGTAGCTAGTGCTTCGCAACCTGGAGCTCCAGCGCCTGTACCAGGTCCCATGAGAGACCTTACTTGGGGTCAAATTAACTTTATCCACACAACGGATACGCATGGCTGGATTGGTGGCCACTTACAGGA ACCTCAATATTCTGCCGATTGGGGTGACTACATCTCCTTCACCAAGCACATGCGCGACGAAGCCGACAGAAAGGGAGCCGACCTACTAGTCATCGATACCGGTGATCGCATCGAGGGAAATGGCTTATACGACGCCTCGACCCCCAAGGGCCTCTTCCAATATGACATCTATGCCGAAGCCGATGTCGACATCATGTCTACCGGCAATCATGAGCTCTACAAGGCCTACTCAGCTGATATGGAACACAACACCACTGTTCCCAACTACAAGAACAGCTACCTTGCATCCAACCTCGACTACATCAGTTTTGAAACCGACGATCGCGTTCCTCAAGCCCCGCGCTACAAGAAGTTCAAGACAAAGAACCAGGGCCTTAACATTGTGGCTTTCGGCTTTCTTTTCGATTTTACCGGCAATGCCAACAATACGGTTGTTCAACCCGTCGAACAGACCATCAAGGAGGATTGGTTCCAGGAAGCTATCCGAGAGAAGCCTGATCTCTTTGTTGTGATTGGCCATGTTGGTCTTCGCATGGAGGAGTTCAAGGTCATCTATACTGCCATTCGCAAACAAAACTGGCATATCCCCATTGCCTTCTTTGGAGGCCACGCGCATGTTCGCGACACTGTTCAGTATGACTCTAAGGCTTTGGCTATAGCCAGCGGTCGCTATTTCGAGACTATCGGGTGGATGTCAATTGATGGTATTCAGAAAGACATTCAGGGCAGCACCAAAGAAGTCGAGACAGCTGCTTCTCCTACCTTCACTCGCCGATACATCGACAACAACCTCTATGGCCTGCACTACCACACTGGTCTCAACGAAACAACATTCCCCACTGAGCATGGAAAGAGAGTCAGCAAGATGATCACCCGTGCCCGCAAGGCCCTGCAGCTCGATTACACATTCGGCTGTGCTCCAAAGACACTTTGGATGGCTCGAGCCAAGCACACTGACGAGGATAGCATTTTCCACTGGATCTCGAATCACGTCTTGCCCGATGTCATTACTCGCAAAGATCGCAAAGACAAGTCGAGACTGGCTATCTTCAACACAGGTGGTATCCGATTTGACATTTTCAAGGGTGGTTTCACACGAGACAGCACTTATGCTGTGTGCCCCTTTACCAGTGGATTTAAATATATCCCCGACGTCCCATACAAAGCCGCATCCAAGGTCATTGAGCTTCTCAACAGCGCCGGAAGGATCTTTGCTGAGAATGGCCTTGACGTCAAGTATATGGCCATGCCAGAGCAAGCTTTCCCTGCTCCCGTTATGAAGGCTCAGTTCGAGGCGAACAAgattgatgaagaagagcgcCGTCTCGAACTTAGGAGTTTCTTCGATAAGCCTGATTTGACTGCAGGCTACACTACTACAGATGATATCGGCACCGATGGCGATGACACTATTCACGAGCCAGTCAAGTTTTACGAACAGCCCAATtgtattcaagctgagattAACATGCCCAAGGATGGTGAGCCAGAGACGGTTGACTTTGTGTTCCTTGACTTTATCCAGCCATGGATTATCCCTGCCCTCAGACTTGCAGGAGCCGGTGATTATAGTGATGCTCATGTTGAGCGTTATATTGAGGGTTCTTTTACGTATCACATGGCTGATTGGATTAGCAAGAACTGGCAGGGTGAGTGTTGA
- a CDS encoding hypothetical protein (SECRETED:SignalP(1-17)) yields MKFTAVAIAAIVSVAAASPLDAATGGCKPGTYSCTPDKTGWQICDVTGKYVAAGACPPKTSCVFYKKSASPYCVPPGFKFPQN; encoded by the exons ATGAAGTTCACCGCTGTCGCCATCGCTGCCATCGTCTCCGTGGCTGCTGCTTCTCCCCTTGACGCTGCTACTGGCGGCTGCAAGCCTGGTACCTACTCTTGCACTCCCGACAAGACTGGCTGGCAGATTTGCGATGTCACCGGCAAGTACGTG GCTGCCGGAGCTTGTCCTCCCAAGACTTCTTGCGTCTTCTACAAGAAGAGCGCCAGCCCCTACTGTGTCCCTCCCGGCTTCAAGTTCCCCCAGAACTAA
- a CDS encoding hypothetical protein (SECRETED:SignalP(1-19)~TransMembrane:1 (n3-13c18/19o937-955i)~BUSCO:4073at5125), translated as MRLSLQPLLLLALSSLGAAVFQDEVGQIDFHHALVGVPQVETTFFHRPRKTDKASLLYTLSDVGIIGAVNPSNGAVVWRQQIADDITNGGGFLRAAEGEHWVAAAYGSRVQAWDALTGRNVWHNEFKGEVKDLEILELTESSRKDVLVLYDEDGTTVLRRIHGTLGQVVWEFREVAHNIPLQVSTDISKIYVVSLHGSPASYSLKVTALDTLTGGRLDDFAIGTKGDVHGPKDVMFVGGNSAAPILAWTDSTFTKLKVNVLGSKTTQDLQLPTEAVSVVIHAPHLTQSQPHFLVHTRTKTGNKAEVYHTDLKNSKVSKAYELPHLSGPGAFSTSSDGANVYFARVTEDETLVVSSESHAVLARWAFKPAGDIEAVHAVAEVIKKSGADGFAIRAAAVTKSDDWVMVRNGEVDWKRPEGLSAAVAAVWADVPGTENLAKVLEEEAHTNPLHAYIHRVTRHIDDLQYLPEYLASLPERFITSISGGETVSKKEGLHRDTFGFNKLVVLATRRGRMYGLSTEHKGQVVWSRSVLPQLPGETLDVKGIYAKDEGVVTLRGAKGEYVAIKSDTGDVVEVMPAGSLPRVSSTVVVESPAGNWLLPIGANGEIGPVPAGFTPSQTIVVRGEGETLKGLKFVESDNKVSQEEIWQLQLFRGQKIVEIAKPDSHDPVASIGRVLADRRVSYKYLNPNTIVVAAIDEASSSLSVQLVDTISGQILVSQSYAGVDSTKPISCTMAENWYACTFFGQYILEDGTKRSIQGNQIVITDLYESSSPNDRGPLGDAETFSPLKPVDSPAGPGLPWAESQAYVLSQPLDSLSVTQTRQGISNRQVLAYLPEAHSIAGLSRQILDARRPVGRDSTPAEKEAEGLVQYTPSIEIDPRSIISHQRNVMGVKNILATPVIVESTSLIVAYGVDVFGTRLAPSGMFDILGDGFNKSTLILTVVSLLGGVLFLSPMVRRKQINRGWES; from the exons ATGCGGCTCTCACTCCAGCCATTGCTCCTTCTGGCGCTATCGTCCCTCGGCGCTGCCGTCTTCCAGGACGAAGTCGGCCAAATCGATTTCCACCACGCGCTCGTCGGCGTCCCTCAAGTCGAGACCACCTTCTTCCATCGACCACGAAAGACAGATAAGGCGAGCCTCCTTTACACACTTAGTGACGTCGGCATTATCGGTGCTGTAAACCCCAGCAATGGAGCGGTTGTCTGGCGTCAACAGATTGCGGACGATATTACCAATGGTGGCGGTTTCTTGCGCGCTGCTGAGGGTGAGCACTGGGTTGCTGCGGCGTATGGTTCTCGGGTGCAAGCTTGGGATGCGCTGACTGGCCGCAATGTGTGGCATAACGAATTCAAGGGCGAGGTTAAGGATCTTGAGATTCTCGAGTTGACCGAGAGCTCGCGAAAGGATGTTCTGGTTCTGTACGATGAGGACGGTACCACAGTTCTACGACGTATACATGGTACTCTGGGTCAGGTCGTTTGGGAGTTCCGAGAGGTCGCCCACAACATTCCCCTTCAGGTCTCTACCGATATCTCCAAGATTTACGTTGTCAGCCTTCACGGATCGCCTGCTTCTTACAGCCTCAAGGTTACCGCACTCGACACTCTTACCGGAGGACGACTGGATGACTTTGCCATTGGCACCAAGGGCGATGTCCATGGACCCAAGGACGTCATGTTTGTTGGCGGCAACTCTGCTGCTCCTATTCTTGCCTGGACTGACAGTACCTTTACCAAGCTCAAGGTCAACGTTCTAGGCAGCAAGACAACCCAGGACCTCCAGTTGCCCACCGAAGCTGTCTCTGTTGTCATCCACGCCCCTCATCTCACCCAATCACAGCCTCACTTCCTGGTTCACACTCGAACCAAGACTGGAAACAAGGCCGAGGTTTACCACACCGACTTGAAGAACAGCAAGGTCTCCAAGGCCTACGAGTTGCCTCACCTTTCCGGCCCAGGCGCCTTTTCCACCAGCTCCGATGGAGCCAACGTTTATTTTGCTCGCGTGACTGAGGATGAGACTTTGGTTGTCTCTTCCGAGTCCCACGCTGTCCTGGCTCGTTGGGCTTTCAAGCCCGCTGGTGATATTGAGGCCGTTCATGCTGTTGCTGAGGTCATCAAGAAGTCTGGTGCTGATGGCTTTGCTATccgagctgctgctgttaCCAAGTCTGACGACTGGGTCATGGTCCGTAACGGCGAGGTTGACTGGAAGCGTCCTGAAGGTCTCTCTGCTGCCGTCGCTGCCGTTTGGGCCGATGTCCCCGGCACCGAGAACCTGGCCAAGGTCTTGGAGGAAGAGGCTCACACCAACCCTCTCCATGCCTACATCCACCGTGTCACCCGTCACATCGATGACCTCCAGTACCTTCCTGAATACCTCGCCTCTCTTCCTGAGCGCTTCATTACCAGCATCTCCGGTGGTGAGACTGTCAGCAAGAAGGAGGGTCTGCACCGAGACACCTTTGGCTTCAACAAGCTCGTTGTCCTTGCAACTCGCCGTGGTCGCATGTATGGTTTGAGCACTGAACACAAGGGTCAGGTTGTCTGGTCCAGGTCTGTCCTTCCCCAACTTCCTGGCGAGACCCTCGACGTCAAGGGTATTTACGCCAAGGATGAGGGTGTTGTTACACTGCGTGGAGCCAAGGGCGAGTATGTTGCTATCAAGAGTGACACAGGCGATGTTGTCGAGGTCATGCCCGCTGGATCTCTTCCTCGTGTATCCAGCACCGTTGTTGTCGAAAGCCCCGCCGGCAACTGGCTGCTTCCTATCGGTGCCAATGGAGAAATTGGACCCGTCCCAGCTGGTTTCACTCCTAGCCAGACCATTGTTGTTCGAGGTGAGGGAGAGACTCTTAAGGGCCTCAAGTTTGTTGAATCAGACAACAAGGTTTCTCAGGAGGAGATCTGGCAGCTACAGCTCTTCCGTGGTCAGAAGATTGTCGAGATTGCCAAGCCTGATTCTCATGACCCTGTCGCTTCTATTGGCCGTGTCCTGGCGGATCGTCGCGTCAGCTACAAATACCTCAACCCAAACACGATTGTGGTTGCTGCCATTGACGAGGCGTCTTCTTCCTTGTCTGTCCAGCTGGTTGACACCATCTCGGGCCAGATTCTGGTGTCTCAGTCTTATGCTGGCGTTGACTCTACTAAGCCCATCTCTTGCACTATGGCTGAGAACTGGTACGCCTGCACTTTCTTCGGACAGTACATTCTTGAGGATGGCACCAAGCGATCCATCCAGGGCAACCAGATTGTTATTACCGACCTTTACGAGTCTTCGTCCCCCAACGACCGTGGTCCTCTGGGTGATGCCGAGACCTTCTCGCCTCTTAAGCCCGTCGACTCCCCAGCTGGACCTGGTCTGCCTTGGGCTGAGTCGCAAGCTTACGTTCTGTCTCAGCCACTCGACTCTCTGTCGGTGACACAAACTAGACAAGGCATTTCTAACCGCCAAGTTCTTGCCTACCTTCCCGAAGCCCACTCCATCGCCGGCTTGAGCCGCCAGATTCTCGACGCCCGACGACCCGTTGGCCGCGATTCAACTCCAGCTGAGAAGGAAGCCGAAGGTCTGGTCCAGTACACACCATCCATTGAGATTGATCCTCGATCAATCATCTCTCATCAGCGAAACGTTATGGGTGTGAAGAACATCCTCGCCACGCCCGTCATTGTGGAGAGCACAAGTCTGATTGTAGCTTACGGCGTGGATGTCTTTGGAACACGACTTGCTCCCAGCGGCATGTTTGATATTCTGGGAGACGGATTTAACAAGTCTACTCTCATTCTAACTGTAGTATCGCTGCTGGGTGGTGTACTGTTCCTTTCCCCAATG GTGAGGAGAAAACAAATCAACAGGGGCTGGGAGTCTTAG
- a CDS encoding hypothetical protein (TransMembrane:4 (i169-188o194-211i266-283o289-307i)) — MIDAQQLVLDMEARSLIPSWTDTPIPSITLSASGLLVLADLRTISRRTALTGGASWVDAFVLAPGLHYQQACNDLEREAPIGLMALSTQTLGEIQYAVKNTMTASYLKSLCKDGEDSITLNVGIDTPWDVVKFIGKVLEKKKVADEEEDDDGDHDDWASLSDVDWLSHLLYLGSPIITLSSISFMVILEDWWGLAIMLTLIISRILNIWSIKQRMTHSEPPPESLIMTEYRIDLGGGHSVQLRGPDADLQAIVTHAWLRAQSVLEGYLEAVAKLMVYMSAALGGNMTQAGAIVLSGLLLASAALLGLSNAHARGFRMHGRYAMPERKQAKMVQESLAASRSSVSTRETVAD; from the exons ATGATCGATGCCCAACAGCTGGTACTTGACATGGAG GCCCGATCTCTCATCCCATCATGGACCGATACTCCTATTCCAAGCATAACACTCTCCGCAAGCGGCCTTCTAGTCCTAGCCGACCTCCGTACGATATCTCGCAGAACAGCTCTGACCGGCGGTGCCTCTTGGGTAGACGCTTTCGTCCTCGCCCCTGGTTTACACTACCAACAAGCATGTAACGATCTCGAACGCGAAGCTCCCATCGGCTTAATGGCTCTATCTACTCAAACACTTGGTGAAATACAATACGCTGTAAAAAATACAATGACGGCGAGTTATCTCAAGAGTTTGTGCAAAGATGGTGAGGACAGTATCACTTTAAACGTGGGCATAGATACGCCGTGGGATGTGGTCAAGTTTATCGGAAAAGTActcgaaaagaagaaagtcgccgacgaggaggaagatgacgacggGGATCACGATGACTGGGCTTCGCTTTCGGATGTCGACTGGCTCAGTCATCTTCTCTACCTCGGCAGTCCCATCATCACACTGTCATCTATATCCTTCATGGTTATATTAGAAGATTGGTGGGGGCTTGCTATAATGCTCACGCTGATAATATCACGCATTCTCAACATCTGGTCCATAAAACAACGCATGACACATTCAGAACCTCCCCCTGAGAGCTTGATCATGACAGAGTATCGCATCGACCTCGGCGGAGGACACAGCGTGCAACTTCGCGGCCCGGATGCAGATCTACAAGCCATCGTTACGCACGCTTGGCTACGTGCACAGTCTGTACTGGAGGGCTACCTTGAAGCAGTGGCTAAACTTATGGTGTATATGTCTGCTGCTTTAGGGGGCAACATGACGCAGGCGGGCGCGATTGTGCTTAGCGGACTGTTGCTTGCGAGTGCGGCGTTGCTTGGTTTAAGTAATGCGCATGCTCGAGGTTTTCGTATGCATGGCCGTTATGCGATGCCTGAGAGGAAGCAAGCAAAGATGGTGCAAGAGTCCCTTGCTGCGAGTAGGAGTAGTGTTTCAACAAGAGAAACAGTGGCAGATTAG